The Onthophagus taurus isolate NC chromosome 6, IU_Otau_3.0, whole genome shotgun sequence region ttgattattaagttaagaaatgaaattaaaattgggtTAAAAGCGCTTTGgtgattttctaaattttactaaaataaagatTGGTAACAATGATTGTTTCCATCAAACCAGAAGCTAATTTCATGTATGTGTAGAAAATGGCCCCTCGAAAACGGTGTAGATCTGTCAAAGcgattaataaagattataacaaattaagtttaaatgaCGTGTTATGCCCGATATGTAGAAACATTTTGTTGGAACCGGTATCACTTCCGTGTAACCACGGCTTTTGCTTGCCTTGTTTTGAAGGTACAGTAGCGAATTCAAACCTTACCTGTCCACTATGTAGGATAAGATTCGCCTCTTGGCATCGAATAGCCACTAAAGAGAACAAAATTGTCGACGAGAGTCTTTGGCTGGCCATCAAGAAACTCTTTCCCCATTTGATACAAAATCGAATCAATGGAGTTGACAATAACATACCACAAGGTAAGTAGCCCatttttcgttaatttcaGTACTTAAAAACgtaattattttagaaaacttGATTAAATTAGCTGCCCCGGGAGATATTAGAAAGGAATATGAAGAAGAGAAACGAAAAGATTTATTAGAAATAGAGAAACAAAGAATCGCTGAAGTGAAAGCTAGCGAGGaacttataaacaaaatttgtaaagaggaagcttttgcaaacaatttaaaacaagaaacGTTACGTAAAGACGAAAAAATAGCCAGGCAGCTAAGCGAACAGTTGAATTCAAAACTTTCTCAATTAAAtgtatcgaaaaaaattaaaccaataGAGAAATTTTTGGTTAAATCACCCACGAAAAAAGACATCATCAATTCAAGTAGTAATAAAAAGCACGTTACTAAAGTTTTATGCCAAGATAAGACTCATCCTAAATACGTAATAAGCACCAAACATAGTCACGAagataaacataat contains the following coding sequences:
- the LOC111427932 gene encoding E3 ubiquitin-protein ligase rnf168-like — protein: MAPRKRCRSVKAINKDYNKLSLNDVLCPICRNILLEPVSLPCNHGFCLPCFEGTVANSNLTCPLCRIRFASWHRIATKENKIVDESLWLAIKKLFPHLIQNRINGVDNNIPQENLIKLAAPGDIRKEYEEEKRKDLLEIEKQRIAEVKASEELINKICKEEAFANNLKQETLRKDEKIARQLSEQLNSKLSQLNVSKKIKPIEKFLVKSPTKKDIINSSSNKKHVTKVLCQDKTHPKYVISTKHSHEDKHNKNGLINVQKDIVLPSNYYFQPIEIIKTSSHISPIRIPVKQQRTNVIKIVAPKLSTSFTSNVISAFAKVCDSPSTIIECQSLSKEKEEQIKKPSGKKRKLRSESSLEQDQNVVQKNDLSPSKITCQRKSIRLLGMQPELEILPFRGFESTMKNSSETNLAKNNAARMEQERKDLEFAKQLQEELDQMRWYSTRSTIPRNSAYCKKQRQIKLDEIIKCRSKVK